The following are encoded in a window of Impatiens glandulifera chromosome 5, dImpGla2.1, whole genome shotgun sequence genomic DNA:
- the LOC124938403 gene encoding uncharacterized protein LOC124938403, translating into MMAPSLESIKGGGGSIKVGTTGTISNLMLRELQSAKCVSQTPITRNKTSLASVSIPSGPSTPRKLKPRTSPGEASSSSSSSNQSKNLKSSSDIAASYKGKYQNRTSHHIPMLNSDNISLEATPIRQNKPNKKGAYMVEVVDIKCGNPDKAWANPITSRLKKLGFSKLSETIA; encoded by the coding sequence TCTATCAAAGGCGGTGGTGGATCAATCAAAGTTGGGACGACAGGTACTATAAGTAACCTAATGTTGAGAGAGCTACAATCTGCAAAATGTGTGTCTCAAACACCAATTACCAGAAACAAAACATCACTGGCTTCTGTTTCAATCCCAAGTGGACCTTCTACTCCCAGAAAACTAAAGCCAAGAACTTCACCGGGTGAAGCCAGCagtagcagcagcagcagcaaccAAAGCAAAAATCTTAAGAGCAGTTCTGACATTGCTGCTTCCTACAAAGGAAAATATCAAAACCGGACAAGCCATCACATACCCATGTTGAATTCTGACAACATATCGTTGGAGGCCACTCCCATAAGGCAAAATAAGCCGAATAAGAAGGGAGCTTACATGGTGGAAGTAGTTGACATAAAATGTGGGAACCCAGATAAGGCATGGGCCAACCCGATAACAAGTCGACTGAAGAAGCTTGGTTTCTCCAAATTGTCTGAAACTATAGCCTAA
- the LOC124937863 gene encoding proline-rich receptor-like protein kinase PERK8 has product MASRTNKYASLNFNDIYEKKIITTSNNRSHANSSANSSPSFSSSPFSGTGKTSLSNSRIHGNMLVLTRPSPKPIVPQSPPSHTPPPPPPLLQSSFQDPIRSESDSISLRPLGSTGSGPSLLVSTTPLLASQKSDKDLNPPLSPSPSPKTNRFVPPHLRPGFAGREEKPGPDFQQKQPSGRTREIGSQRLGHYGEDGRLNSGLMEMKRPGSGGTRPSSSG; this is encoded by the coding sequence ATGGCAAGTAGGACCAACAAGTATGCGTCTCTCAATTTCAATGACATATACGAGAAGAAGATCATAACCACGTCAAACAACCGATCTCACGCCAATTCTTCCGCCAATTCATCGCCTTCATTCTCATCTTCTCCTTTCTCCGGCACCGGCAAGACTTCCTTATCCAATTCTCGCATCCATGGCAACATGCTCGTCCTGACTCGTCCGTCACCAAAACCTATTGTTCCTCAATCTCCTCCTTCTCACACGCCACCGCCGCCGCCTCCGCTGTTGCAATCTTCTTTCCAGGATCCGATCCGCTCCGAATCGGATTCCATCTCTCTTCGACCTCTAGGAAGTACAGGATCCGGTCCATCTCTGCTTGTTTCTACTACTCCTCTTCTTGCGTCGCAGAAGTCTGATAAGGATTTGAATCCGCCTCTTTCACCGTCTCCGTCGCCGAAAACGAATCGGTTTGTTCCACCTCATCTTCGGCCAGGTTTCGCAGGTCGAGAGGAGAAACCAGGGCCGGATTTCCAACAGAAACAGCCGTCTGGACGCACGAGAGAGATCGGGAGTCAACGGTTAGGGCATTACGGTGAGGACGGGAGGTTGAACTCTGGTTTGATGGAGATGAAACGACCTGGTTCAGGTGGAACTCGTCCGAGTTCAAGTGGATAG
- the LOC124937864 gene encoding ras-related protein RABA1f-like, whose protein sequence is MGAYRTDDDYDYLFKLVLIGDSAVGKSNLLSRFTRNEFSLESKSTIGVEFATRTIRVDDKVIKAQIWDTAGQERYRAITSAYYRGAVGALLVYDVTRQVTFENVERWLKELRDHTDSNMVIMLVANKADLEHLRAVSTEEGQAFAERENTFFIETSALESRNVENAFTEALNQIHKVVSKKSLQVGDDPSGLPREGQTINVQGTNNKIGCCSVV, encoded by the exons ATGGGAGCCTACAGAACCGACGACGACTATGATTACCTCTTCAAACTCGTCCTCATCGGCGACTCAGCCGTCGGCAAATCCAACCTCCTCTCCCGATTCACCCGAAACGAATTCAGCCTCGAATCCAAATCCACAATCGGAGTCGAATTCGCTACTCGTACCATCCGAGTCGATGATAAGGTCATCAAGGCCCAGATTTGGGACACCGCCGGCCAAGAGAG ATATCGAGCAATTACGAGTGCATACTATAGAGGAGCAGTAGGAGCATTGCTTGTTTACGACGTAACACGACAAGTAACATTCGAGAATGTAGAAAGATGGTTAAAAGAGCTAAGAGATCATACTGATTCAAACATGGTGATCATGTTGGTAGCAAACAAGGCAGATCTGGAACATCTTCGAGCTGTTTCAACTGAGGAAGGACAGGCATTTGCTGAAAGAGAGAACACGTTCTTTATCGAAACATCTGCTTTGGAATCTAGGAATGTTGAAAATGCATTCACTGAAGCTCTTAATCAAATACACAAAGTTGTTAGCAAGAAGAGTCTTCAAGTTGGTGATGATCCATCTGGATTGCCTAGAGAAGGCCAAACAATCAATGTACAAGGAACCAATAACAAAATCGGATGTTGCTCAGTAGTATAA